From the Leucobacter tenebrionis genome, one window contains:
- a CDS encoding DmpA family aminopeptidase, translated as MFNTPDPAISSTHRPPAAPRARDLGIPFDGTPGPLNAITDVPGVEAGFVTLTGDSPAVARTGVTAILPRGRDRAGVPCAAGIAVLNGNGELTGRSWIEESGQLQAPIAITNSHAVGAVHRGIDRWMALHHPAVAAAWMLPVVGETWDGYLNSINADIVRPEHAEAALDAASGGPLPEGNVGGGTGMNCYGFKGGTGTASREARIGDESYTVGVLLQANFGSRSELKVAGRPLGRESQAPNPMETSDWFDRELPGSRAVPGAGSVIVIVATDAPLLPDQCEALARRVPLGLARTGTTGSHFSGDIFLAFSTANEGSLASRMSETGPVVEQLSHVAWGRIDPLYAAVVEATEEAVLNALVAARDTVGRDGHASFALPHDEVRAAFAAN; from the coding sequence ATGTTCAATACCCCGGATCCGGCGATCTCCTCGACCCACAGACCGCCGGCCGCGCCGCGCGCTCGGGACCTCGGCATCCCATTCGACGGCACTCCGGGGCCGCTGAACGCGATCACCGACGTACCGGGGGTCGAAGCGGGCTTCGTGACGCTGACCGGCGACTCCCCCGCCGTCGCCCGCACCGGGGTCACGGCCATCCTGCCGCGCGGCCGCGATCGAGCCGGAGTCCCCTGCGCCGCCGGAATCGCGGTGCTCAACGGCAACGGCGAGCTCACGGGGCGCAGCTGGATCGAGGAATCCGGGCAGCTGCAGGCCCCTATCGCGATCACCAACTCGCACGCCGTCGGCGCGGTGCACCGCGGCATCGACCGCTGGATGGCCCTTCACCACCCCGCGGTCGCCGCCGCCTGGATGCTGCCGGTGGTCGGCGAGACCTGGGACGGCTACCTCAACTCGATCAACGCCGATATCGTGCGCCCCGAGCACGCAGAGGCAGCGCTCGACGCGGCCTCCGGCGGGCCGCTCCCGGAGGGCAATGTCGGCGGCGGCACCGGCATGAACTGCTACGGCTTCAAGGGCGGCACGGGCACGGCCTCGCGCGAGGCGCGGATCGGCGACGAGTCGTACACGGTCGGCGTGCTGCTGCAGGCGAACTTCGGATCCCGAAGCGAGCTGAAGGTCGCCGGTCGGCCGCTCGGCCGCGAGTCGCAGGCCCCCAACCCCATGGAGACGAGCGACTGGTTCGACCGCGAGCTCCCCGGCTCTCGCGCGGTGCCGGGGGCCGGCAGCGTCATCGTGATCGTCGCGACCGACGCACCGCTGCTCCCCGATCAGTGCGAGGCCCTCGCCCGCCGCGTGCCGCTCGGTCTCGCCCGCACGGGCACGACGGGCAGCCACTTCTCGGGCGACATCTTCCTCGCGTTCTCGACCGCGAACGAGGGATCTCTCGCGTCGCGCATGTCGGAGACCGGTCCGGTGGTCGAACAGCTCTCGCACGTGGCGTGGGGGCGCATCGATCCCCTGTACGCCGCGGTGGTCGAGGCCACCGAGGAGGCGGTGCTCAACGCACTCGTCGCCGCCCGGGACACCGTGGGGCGAGACGGACACGCGAGCTTCGCACTGCCCCATGACGAGGTACGGGCCGCGTTCGCCGCGAACTGA
- a CDS encoding APC family permease — protein MSATSTTVTAKGGELASGRLGTWDIVFFVISAAAPLTVIVSGAITSFRMGGIGAPGAILFSGAVLICFAFGFTAMSQSVRNAGAFYAYVSRGLGKPAGLAVSSVTVFAYVALVICFYGFIGFFAEFTFAELFGLELHWGVYSIVAVLVVGVLGYNKVDVGAKVLAVLLTLEVAILLVLAAAVLIDGGPEPASLASFDPQNVFFAPGAGALFVIGFGAYLGFESTAIYAEEAKRPERTVPRATIIAIAFLGIFYAFTFWILTLAFGVDGLIELARSDAFETLVIEGTGDYAGAWAAFVMKILIVTSFFACVLAFHNACTRYLFSLGREGLLPRVLGRSSARSQSPAIASIALSAVSLLAVVIALLLRADPFLGLAIWTYATGVQGLVFAQAITAVAVVWYFVRDRRGHSVWRVIIAPAIGAVGLLIGYFLIVTNFEVVTGLEGPINQVLLLPTPILFIGGIIVGLVLKKRRPAYYASLTESVKVVAAE, from the coding sequence ATGTCAGCAACATCCACCACGGTAACGGCGAAGGGCGGCGAGCTCGCCTCCGGAAGGCTGGGCACCTGGGACATCGTCTTCTTCGTGATCTCCGCCGCGGCTCCGCTCACGGTGATCGTCAGCGGGGCGATCACCTCCTTCCGCATGGGAGGCATCGGCGCTCCGGGCGCGATCCTCTTCTCGGGCGCCGTGCTCATCTGCTTCGCATTCGGCTTCACGGCGATGTCCCAGAGCGTGCGCAACGCCGGGGCGTTCTACGCGTACGTCTCGCGCGGTCTCGGTAAGCCGGCCGGCCTCGCAGTCTCCTCGGTGACCGTGTTCGCCTATGTCGCCCTCGTCATCTGCTTCTACGGCTTCATCGGCTTCTTCGCCGAGTTCACCTTCGCCGAGCTCTTCGGGCTCGAACTCCACTGGGGCGTCTATTCGATCGTCGCGGTGCTCGTCGTAGGCGTGCTCGGCTATAACAAGGTCGACGTGGGCGCGAAGGTTCTCGCGGTGCTGCTCACACTCGAGGTGGCGATCCTGCTCGTGCTCGCCGCCGCAGTGCTCATCGACGGCGGACCCGAGCCCGCGAGCCTCGCCTCCTTCGACCCGCAGAACGTGTTCTTCGCGCCCGGCGCGGGGGCGCTCTTCGTGATCGGGTTCGGCGCCTATCTCGGATTCGAGAGCACCGCGATCTACGCGGAGGAGGCGAAGCGGCCCGAGCGCACCGTGCCGCGCGCGACGATTATCGCGATCGCTTTCCTGGGCATCTTCTACGCCTTCACCTTCTGGATCCTCACCCTCGCATTCGGTGTCGACGGACTCATCGAGCTGGCACGCAGCGACGCCTTCGAGACGCTCGTCATCGAGGGCACGGGCGACTACGCCGGCGCCTGGGCCGCGTTCGTCATGAAGATCCTCATCGTCACGAGCTTCTTCGCCTGCGTGCTCGCCTTCCACAACGCGTGCACCCGATACCTCTTCTCGCTCGGTCGCGAGGGCCTCCTGCCCCGAGTCCTCGGCCGCTCCAGTGCGCGCAGCCAGTCGCCGGCGATCGCGAGCATCGCGCTCTCGGCAGTCTCGCTCCTCGCCGTGGTGATCGCGCTGCTGCTGCGAGCGGATCCGTTCCTCGGGCTCGCGATCTGGACCTACGCGACCGGTGTGCAGGGACTCGTCTTCGCCCAGGCGATCACCGCGGTCGCGGTGGTCTGGTACTTCGTGAGGGACCGCCGAGGTCACAGCGTCTGGCGCGTCATCATTGCGCCTGCGATCGGTGCGGTGGGCCTGCTGATCGGCTACTTCCTCATCGTCACCAACTTCGAGGTGGTCACGGGGCTCGAGGGGCCGATCAATCAGGTGCTGCTCCTGCCGACGCCGATCCTGTTCATCGGAGGCATCATCGTGGGGCTCGTGCTCAAGAAGCGCAGGCCCGCCTACTACGCGAGTCTCACCGAGTCGGTGAAGGTCGTGGCCGCCGAGTAG
- the hpaD gene encoding 3,4-dihydroxyphenylacetate 2,3-dioxygenase, giving the protein MAKLNEEDKQSAGFWVTKEAPIVSDNPIPTATSPAPDILRCAYMELIVTDLAASREFYVDVLGLYVTTEDDEAIYLRSTEEFIHHNLVLRKGPVAAVAAFSYRVRTPEDLDKAVAFFTELGCEVRRNENGFVKGIGDSVRVIDPLGFPYEFFYQTEHTERMSWRYDLHIPGELVRLDHFNQITPDVPRAVGYMQNLGFRVTEDIQDNEGTVYAAWMRRKPTVHDTAMTGGDGPRMHHVCFATHEKHNILAICDKLGSLRKSDSIERGPGRHGVSNAFYLYLRDPDGHRVEVYTQDYYTGDPDNPVVTWDVHDNQRRDWWGNPVVPSWYTDGSLVLDLDGNPQPVVKRTDDSEMAVTIGADGFSYTREGDDVKGFKLGETL; this is encoded by the coding sequence ATGGCAAAACTGAACGAAGAAGATAAGCAGTCCGCGGGCTTCTGGGTCACCAAGGAGGCCCCGATCGTCTCCGACAACCCGATCCCGACGGCGACCTCCCCCGCGCCCGACATCCTGCGCTGCGCGTACATGGAGCTCATCGTCACCGACCTCGCCGCCTCGCGCGAGTTCTACGTCGACGTGCTCGGCCTCTACGTGACCACCGAGGACGACGAGGCGATCTACCTGCGCTCGACGGAGGAGTTCATCCACCACAACCTCGTGCTCCGCAAGGGCCCCGTGGCCGCGGTCGCCGCGTTCTCGTACCGCGTGCGCACCCCCGAGGATCTCGACAAGGCCGTGGCGTTCTTCACCGAGCTGGGCTGCGAGGTGCGTCGCAACGAGAACGGCTTCGTGAAGGGCATCGGAGACTCGGTGCGCGTCATCGATCCGCTCGGCTTCCCCTACGAGTTCTTCTACCAGACCGAGCACACCGAGCGCATGTCGTGGCGCTACGACCTGCACATCCCGGGCGAGCTCGTGCGTCTCGACCACTTCAACCAGATCACCCCCGATGTGCCGCGCGCCGTCGGCTACATGCAGAACCTCGGGTTCCGCGTGACCGAGGACATCCAGGACAACGAGGGCACCGTCTACGCCGCGTGGATGCGCCGCAAGCCCACCGTGCACGACACCGCCATGACCGGCGGCGACGGCCCCCGCATGCACCACGTGTGCTTCGCGACCCACGAGAAGCACAACATCCTCGCGATCTGCGACAAGCTCGGCTCGCTGCGCAAGTCGGACAGCATCGAGCGCGGCCCCGGCCGCCACGGCGTCTCGAACGCGTTCTACCTGTACCTGCGCGATCCCGACGGCCACCGCGTCGAGGTCTACACCCAGGACTACTACACCGGCGACCCCGACAACCCGGTCGTCACCTGGGATGTGCACGACAACCAGCGCCGCGACTGGTGGGGCAACCCGGTCGTGCCCTCGTGGTACACCGACGGCTCGCTCGTGCTCGATCTCGACGGCAACCCGCAGCCGGTCGTGAAGCGCACCGACGACAGCGAGATGGCCGTGACCATCGGCGCCGACGGCTTCTCGTACACCCGCGAGGGTGACGACGTGAAGGGCTTCAAGCTCGGCGAGACGCTGTAG
- the hpaE gene encoding 5-carboxymethyl-2-hydroxymuconate semialdehyde dehydrogenase — protein sequence MTQEKPAGLPDKIRHFIDGKDVDSVGGEEFEVLNPVTNETYIMAASGQKADIDLAVAAAKRAFEEGPWPKMRPRERSRILHKVADIVESRDEQLAQFESFDSGLPITQAKGQARRAAENFRFFADLIVAQHDDTFKVPGVQINYVNRKPIGVAGLITPWNTPFMLESWKLGPALATGNTVVLKPAEFTPLSASLWGEIFREAGVPDGVFNLVGGFGESAGDSLVKHPDVPLISFTGESRTGQIIFGNSAPFLKGLSMELGGKSPAVIFDDADLDTALDATVFGVFSLNGERCTAGSRILVQRGIYDEFVERYAERTKNIVVGLPSDPKTEVGAIVHPEHYEKVMSYVEIGKSEGRLIAGGGRPEGFPEGNFVAPTAFADVAPDARIFQEEIFGPVVAITPFDTEEEALELANNTKYGLAAYIWTSDLKRAHNFAHAVEAGMVWLNSNNLRDLRTPFGGVKASGLGHEGGYRSIDFYTDQQAVHITLGTAHFPRFGAGN from the coding sequence ATGACCCAGGAGAAGCCCGCAGGGCTGCCCGACAAGATCCGCCACTTCATCGACGGCAAGGACGTCGACTCCGTCGGAGGCGAGGAGTTCGAGGTTCTGAACCCCGTCACCAACGAGACCTACATCATGGCCGCATCGGGCCAGAAGGCCGACATCGACCTCGCGGTCGCCGCAGCGAAGCGCGCGTTCGAGGAGGGCCCCTGGCCGAAGATGCGCCCCCGCGAGCGCTCGCGCATCCTGCACAAGGTCGCCGACATCGTCGAGTCGCGCGACGAGCAGCTCGCGCAGTTCGAGAGCTTCGACTCGGGCCTGCCCATCACCCAGGCCAAGGGCCAGGCGCGCCGCGCGGCCGAGAACTTCCGCTTCTTCGCCGACCTCATCGTGGCGCAGCACGACGACACCTTCAAGGTGCCCGGCGTGCAGATCAACTACGTCAACCGCAAGCCGATCGGCGTCGCGGGCCTCATCACCCCGTGGAACACGCCCTTCATGCTCGAGTCGTGGAAGCTCGGCCCGGCACTCGCGACCGGCAACACCGTCGTGCTGAAGCCCGCGGAGTTCACTCCGCTCTCGGCTTCGCTGTGGGGCGAGATCTTCCGCGAGGCCGGCGTGCCCGACGGCGTCTTCAACCTGGTCGGCGGCTTCGGCGAGTCGGCCGGCGACTCGCTCGTGAAGCACCCCGACGTGCCCCTCATCTCCTTCACCGGCGAGAGCCGCACCGGCCAGATCATCTTCGGCAACTCGGCGCCGTTCCTGAAGGGCCTCTCGATGGAGCTCGGCGGCAAGAGCCCCGCCGTCATCTTCGACGACGCGGATCTCGACACCGCCCTCGACGCCACCGTCTTCGGCGTGTTCAGCCTGAACGGCGAGCGGTGCACCGCGGGCAGCCGCATCCTCGTGCAGCGCGGCATCTACGACGAGTTCGTCGAGCGCTACGCCGAGCGCACCAAGAACATCGTGGTGGGCCTCCCCTCGGATCCCAAGACCGAGGTGGGCGCGATCGTGCACCCCGAGCACTACGAGAAGGTCATGAGCTACGTCGAGATCGGCAAGAGCGAGGGCCGTCTCATCGCCGGCGGCGGGCGCCCCGAGGGCTTCCCCGAGGGCAACTTCGTCGCCCCGACCGCCTTCGCCGACGTCGCCCCCGACGCCCGCATCTTCCAGGAGGAGATCTTCGGCCCCGTGGTCGCGATCACCCCCTTCGACACCGAGGAGGAGGCGCTCGAGCTCGCCAACAACACCAAGTACGGCCTCGCGGCCTACATCTGGACCTCCGACCTCAAGCGCGCGCACAACTTCGCGCACGCCGTCGAGGCCGGCATGGTGTGGCTCAACTCGAACAACCTGCGCGACCTGCGCACCCCCTTCGGCGGCGTGAAGGCGTCGGGCCTCGGCCACGAGGGCGGCTACCGCTCGATCGACTTCTACACCGATCAGCAGGCCGTGCACATCACGCTGGGCACCGCCCACTTCCCCCGCTTCGGCGCCGGGAACTGA
- a CDS encoding GntR family transcriptional regulator: MAAESKSERAYRLIRSRIDSGQYVPGYRLVLATIASELGMSVVPVREAIRRLEAEQLVTFERNVGAQVSLVKETEYLHTMQTLALVEGAATGLAAPFITADQITRARAVNQTMRESLSAFDPLRFTELNLEFHSVLFETCPNPHILDLVHRGWNRMKVLRNSSFSFVPGRAQESVEEHERILQLIESGADVLDIEMAARAHRTSTLEAVLAHSDEHKHTSERQSIPAA, translated from the coding sequence ATGGCCGCCGAGTCCAAGTCCGAGCGCGCGTACCGCCTGATCCGCAGCAGGATCGACAGCGGTCAGTACGTGCCCGGATACCGTCTCGTGCTCGCGACCATCGCGAGCGAGCTCGGCATGTCGGTCGTGCCCGTGCGCGAGGCGATCCGCCGCCTCGAAGCGGAACAGCTCGTCACCTTCGAGCGCAACGTCGGCGCGCAGGTCTCCCTCGTCAAGGAAACCGAGTATCTGCACACCATGCAGACCCTCGCCCTCGTCGAGGGAGCGGCCACCGGTCTCGCGGCCCCCTTCATCACCGCCGACCAGATCACCCGCGCGCGGGCCGTCAACCAGACCATGCGGGAGTCGCTCAGCGCGTTCGATCCGCTGCGCTTCACCGAGCTCAACCTCGAGTTCCACAGCGTGCTGTTCGAGACCTGCCCCAACCCGCACATCCTCGACCTCGTGCACCGCGGCTGGAACCGCATGAAGGTGCTCCGCAATTCGTCCTTCAGCTTCGTGCCGGGACGCGCGCAGGAGTCCGTCGAGGAGCACGAGCGGATCCTGCAGCTCATCGAGAGCGGCGCGGATGTGCTCGACATCGAGATGGCGGCGCGAGCGCACCGCACCTCCACCCTCGAGGCCGTGCTCGCCCACTCGGACGAGCACAAGCACACATCGGAGCGGCAGAGCATTCCTGCCGCCTGA
- a CDS encoding fumarylacetoacetate hydrolase family protein, whose protein sequence is MTHGIEQLGIETPGKIIAVHLNYPSRIAQRGRTPEFPSYFFKPASSLAPTGSTIERPAGTELLAFEGEVALVIGEPARWVSPEDGWKHVAQVTAANDFGLYDLRAADKGSNVRNKGGDGYTPLGPAAISTEGIGQDQWRVRTWVNGELVQIDTSDTLKFPFGQLVADLSQHMTLETGDVILTGTPAGSSVVIPGDVVEVEVDAPNAPGAPTTGRLVTTVTQGEHAFGDFGNKPAVDDKQRIEAWGSEAEHAAAVAAGRATPLDAPAAAEESGPAAGPLTAEIRELLDGVAVATVSAALRKRGYVDIFIDGVHPNHEGDTILGTAKTLRFIPFRPDLFKQYGGGFNAQKRAFDTVNEGEVLVVEARGIPSTGTVGDVLALRAQVRGAAGIVTDGGVRDFAAVQEFDIPVFSQGAHPSVLGRRHVPWETDVTVACGGAAVQPGDIIMGDRDGVIVIPPFLLEEVAREAAAQEAADAWVAEQVAKGAPVDGLFPMNAEWKARYEAERAEKEAQA, encoded by the coding sequence ATGACACACGGAATCGAGCAGCTGGGCATCGAGACCCCCGGCAAGATCATTGCCGTCCACCTCAACTATCCGTCGCGGATCGCGCAGCGAGGCCGCACCCCCGAGTTCCCGTCCTACTTCTTCAAGCCGGCGTCATCGCTGGCCCCCACGGGCAGCACGATCGAGCGCCCCGCCGGCACCGAGCTGCTCGCGTTCGAGGGCGAGGTCGCGCTCGTGATCGGCGAGCCCGCCCGCTGGGTCTCCCCCGAGGACGGCTGGAAGCACGTCGCGCAGGTGACCGCTGCCAATGACTTCGGCCTCTACGATCTGCGCGCGGCCGACAAGGGTTCGAACGTGCGCAACAAGGGCGGCGACGGCTACACCCCGCTCGGCCCGGCCGCGATCTCCACCGAGGGGATCGGGCAGGATCAGTGGCGCGTGCGCACCTGGGTGAACGGCGAGCTGGTGCAGATCGACACGAGCGACACGCTGAAGTTCCCCTTCGGGCAGCTCGTCGCCGACCTGTCGCAGCACATGACCCTCGAGACCGGCGATGTGATCCTCACCGGCACCCCGGCCGGCTCCTCGGTCGTGATCCCCGGAGACGTGGTCGAGGTCGAGGTCGACGCGCCGAACGCGCCCGGCGCTCCCACCACCGGTCGTCTCGTCACGACCGTCACCCAGGGCGAGCACGCCTTCGGCGACTTCGGCAACAAGCCCGCCGTGGACGACAAGCAGCGCATCGAGGCCTGGGGCAGCGAGGCGGAGCACGCAGCCGCCGTGGCGGCCGGTCGCGCCACCCCGCTCGACGCGCCCGCCGCGGCCGAAGAATCCGGCCCGGCAGCCGGTCCGCTCACCGCCGAGATCCGCGAACTCCTCGACGGAGTCGCCGTCGCGACCGTGTCGGCGGCCCTGCGCAAGCGCGGCTACGTCGACATCTTCATCGACGGCGTGCACCCGAACCACGAGGGAGACACGATCCTCGGCACCGCGAAGACGCTGCGCTTCATCCCGTTCCGACCCGACCTGTTCAAGCAGTACGGCGGCGGGTTCAACGCGCAGAAGCGCGCCTTCGACACCGTGAACGAGGGCGAGGTGCTCGTGGTCGAGGCCCGCGGCATCCCCTCCACCGGCACCGTGGGCGACGTGCTCGCGCTGCGCGCGCAGGTCCGCGGCGCGGCCGGCATCGTCACCGACGGCGGCGTACGCGACTTCGCGGCCGTGCAGGAGTTCGACATCCCCGTGTTCTCGCAGGGCGCGCACCCGAGCGTCCTCGGCCGACGCCACGTGCCCTGGGAGACCGACGTGACCGTCGCCTGCGGCGGCGCGGCCGTGCAGCCGGGCGACATCATCATGGGTGACCGCGACGGTGTCATCGTGATCCCGCCGTTCCTGCTCGAAGAGGTCGCCCGCGAGGCGGCCGCGCAGGAGGCGGCCGACGCGTGGGTCGCGGAGCAGGTGGCGAAGGGCGCCCCCGTCGACGGCCTGTTCCCGATGAACGCCGAGTGGAAGGCCCGCTACGAGGCCGAGCGCGCCGAGAAGGAAGCGCAGGCGTAA
- a CDS encoding HpcH/HpaI aldolase family protein gives MPLHLTLPATLRDRLEEADRPLIGLWACAGSPITAEIVAGSGCDWVLLDAEHSPNGLESVLAQLYAMSAYPVAPLVRPPYGDTVTIKQFLDLGAQNLLIPMVDSAEQAAEIVRAVRYPDGSAAGGVRGVGSALARSARWNRVEGYLGRASETISLTVQIESAAAVADVERIVAVDGIDAIFVGPSDLAASMGLLGQQNHPDVVESVLRAIKAGVAAGKPVGVNAFVAADADRYIEAGASFVAVGADVAILARQTEALVERFTGGTGTERASY, from the coding sequence ATGCCGCTTCATCTGACCCTCCCGGCAACCCTCCGCGACCGACTGGAAGAGGCCGATCGCCCGCTCATCGGGCTCTGGGCCTGCGCCGGCAGCCCGATCACCGCCGAGATCGTGGCCGGCAGCGGCTGCGACTGGGTGCTGCTCGACGCCGAGCACTCCCCCAACGGCCTCGAATCGGTGCTCGCGCAGCTCTACGCGATGTCGGCCTATCCCGTCGCCCCGCTCGTGCGCCCGCCCTACGGCGACACCGTCACGATCAAGCAGTTCCTCGACCTCGGCGCGCAGAACCTGCTGATCCCGATGGTCGACTCCGCCGAGCAGGCCGCCGAGATCGTGCGCGCGGTGCGCTACCCCGACGGCTCAGCGGCAGGCGGGGTGCGCGGGGTGGGATCCGCCCTCGCCCGATCCGCCCGTTGGAACCGCGTGGAGGGTTACCTCGGCCGCGCCTCCGAGACGATCAGCCTCACCGTGCAGATCGAGTCGGCGGCCGCGGTCGCGGATGTCGAGCGGATCGTGGCGGTCGACGGAATCGACGCGATCTTCGTCGGCCCCTCCGACCTCGCCGCCTCGATGGGGCTGCTCGGGCAGCAGAACCACCCCGACGTGGTCGAATCCGTGCTGCGGGCGATCAAAGCGGGTGTCGCCGCGGGCAAGCCCGTCGGCGTCAACGCCTTCGTCGCCGCCGACGCGGACCGCTACATCGAAGCCGGCGCCTCCTTCGTGGCCGTCGGAGCCGACGTCGCGATCCTCGCCCGCCAGACCGAGGCCCTCGTCGAGCGCTTCACCGGCGGCACGGGCACTGAGCGCGCAAGCTACTGA
- a CDS encoding fumarylacetoacetate hydrolase family protein translates to MLEQSQIESIADELVQADKDRAILPKLTARYPGMVIEDSYAIQKVWSDRRIEAGARLVGHKIGLTSKVMQVATGITEPDYGVIHDDMVYESGAVLEFDRYSNVRIEVELAFVLSKPLSGPGTTIFDVLDATAYVVPALEVLNSHLELEGRTIVDTISDNAAMGAMVVGGRPVKVDELDLTWAKALLYRNETIEDSGVAGAVLGHPALGVAWLANKLAQHGQSLEAGEIILAGSFTKPMWVERGDTVHADYHELGSVTCRFI, encoded by the coding sequence GTGCTCGAGCAGTCACAGATCGAATCCATCGCAGACGAACTGGTGCAGGCGGACAAGGATCGCGCGATCCTGCCCAAGCTCACCGCCCGCTACCCCGGCATGGTGATCGAGGATTCGTACGCGATCCAGAAGGTCTGGTCCGATCGCCGCATCGAGGCGGGCGCCCGCCTCGTGGGTCACAAGATCGGCCTCACCTCCAAGGTGATGCAGGTCGCGACCGGCATCACCGAGCCCGACTACGGCGTGATCCACGACGACATGGTCTACGAGTCGGGGGCGGTGCTCGAGTTCGACCGCTACTCGAACGTGCGCATCGAGGTCGAGCTCGCATTCGTACTCTCGAAGCCGCTCTCGGGCCCCGGCACCACGATCTTCGACGTGCTCGACGCCACCGCCTATGTCGTCCCCGCCCTCGAGGTGCTCAACTCGCACCTCGAGCTCGAGGGGCGCACGATCGTCGACACGATCAGCGACAACGCCGCGATGGGGGCGATGGTGGTGGGCGGACGCCCCGTGAAGGTCGACGAGCTCGATCTCACCTGGGCGAAGGCGCTGCTCTACCGCAACGAGACCATCGAGGACTCGGGCGTGGCCGGCGCCGTGCTCGGGCACCCCGCCCTGGGCGTCGCCTGGCTCGCGAACAAGCTCGCGCAACACGGTCAGTCGCTCGAGGCCGGCGAGATCATCCTCGCGGGCTCGTTCACGAAGCCGATGTGGGTCGAGCGCGGCGACACCGTGCACGCTGACTACCACGAGCTGGGGTCGGTGACATGCCGCTTCATCTGA
- a CDS encoding ABC transporter substrate-binding protein, translating into MMKKTLAGLAAVAAVSLALTSCSAGGSGEGSGGGDEAAAVVPLNIGNFLDVTSWDPALADIGFDGPYLSAVYDPLVVDNGKGEPEPALATKWEVSDDFKTITMDLRTDAVFSNGEEFNADAAVKSLEYLKEGVRSQEAYTKVESFEAVDEDTIAIHLTQRDDTILYFMGLGRSYMMAPSAIDDGSLATAPVGSGPYTLSDASVAGSEYHFDKVADHWAADDFPFDPLVISPLSDPTAMLNGMEGGQFNVIYGDRTAIDLAKDHGWNVSSGVATWVGLQFTDRAGSTEMGKPLGDVRVRQALNYAFNGPEMLDALAQGEGAATNQVFPDGTAGNVPDLNGLYEYDLDKAKELLADAGYADGFEVKMPMAPPFQPYQASVEQVFGELGIKVTWDEYQFMDYMGNAPTYPMFIGVISMDGNAVATVERQIVNPQWYNPNTGMDDFPEIKAQADKVFAAEPGDAQTAEIEKLNEMVTEEAFYSVWYQANNAYISTSEFTVTPVIGMMFPTLRHINLEG; encoded by the coding sequence ATGATGAAGAAAACCCTCGCGGGCCTCGCTGCCGTAGCCGCAGTGTCGCTCGCGCTGACCTCCTGCTCGGCCGGCGGCTCCGGCGAAGGAAGCGGGGGCGGCGATGAAGCCGCTGCCGTCGTGCCGCTCAACATCGGCAACTTCCTCGATGTGACCTCGTGGGATCCCGCGCTCGCCGACATCGGCTTCGACGGCCCGTATCTCTCCGCGGTCTATGATCCGCTCGTCGTGGACAACGGCAAGGGCGAGCCCGAGCCTGCACTCGCGACGAAGTGGGAGGTTTCCGACGACTTCAAGACCATCACCATGGATCTCCGCACCGACGCCGTGTTCTCGAACGGCGAGGAGTTCAATGCCGACGCCGCGGTCAAGAGCCTCGAGTACCTCAAGGAGGGCGTGCGCTCGCAGGAGGCCTACACGAAGGTCGAGAGTTTCGAGGCCGTCGACGAGGACACCATCGCGATCCACCTCACCCAGCGCGACGATACGATCCTCTACTTCATGGGTCTCGGTCGCAGCTACATGATGGCGCCCTCCGCCATCGACGACGGCAGCCTCGCGACGGCGCCCGTCGGGTCTGGGCCCTACACGCTCTCCGACGCGAGCGTCGCCGGCTCCGAGTACCACTTCGACAAGGTCGCCGACCACTGGGCCGCCGACGACTTCCCGTTCGATCCGCTCGTGATCTCGCCGCTCAGCGATCCGACCGCCATGCTCAACGGCATGGAGGGCGGCCAGTTCAACGTCATCTACGGCGACCGCACCGCGATCGATCTCGCGAAGGATCACGGCTGGAACGTGAGCTCGGGCGTCGCCACCTGGGTCGGCCTCCAGTTCACCGACCGCGCCGGCTCGACCGAGATGGGCAAGCCGCTCGGCGACGTGCGCGTGCGCCAGGCGCTCAACTACGCCTTCAACGGACCCGAGATGCTCGACGCCCTGGCGCAGGGCGAGGGGGCCGCCACCAACCAGGTCTTCCCCGACGGCACCGCGGGCAACGTGCCCGACCTCAACGGGCTCTACGAGTACGACCTCGACAAGGCCAAGGAGCTGCTCGCCGACGCGGGCTACGCCGACGGCTTCGAGGTGAAGATGCCCATGGCGCCTCCGTTCCAGCCCTACCAGGCCTCGGTGGAGCAGGTGTTCGGCGAGCTCGGCATCAAGGTGACGTGGGACGAGTACCAGTTCATGGACTACATGGGCAACGCGCCCACCTACCCCATGTTCATCGGCGTGATCTCGATGGACGGCAACGCGGTCGCCACGGTCGAGCGTCAGATCGTCAACCCGCAGTGGTACAACCCGAACACCGGCATGGATGACTTCCCCGAGATCAAGGCCCAGGCCGACAAGGTGTTCGCGGCCGAGCCCGGCGATGCTCAGACCGCAGAGATCGAGAAGCTGAACGAGATGGTCACCGAGGAGGCCTTCTACTCGGTCTGGTACCAGGCGAACAACGCCTACATCTCGACGTCGGAGTTCACCGTCACGCCGGTCATCGGCATGATGTTCCCGACCCTCCGCCACATCAACCTCGAGGGCTGA